The following are encoded in a window of Dioscorea cayenensis subsp. rotundata cultivar TDr96_F1 chromosome 16, TDr96_F1_v2_PseudoChromosome.rev07_lg8_w22 25.fasta, whole genome shotgun sequence genomic DNA:
- the LOC120278700 gene encoding LOW QUALITY PROTEIN: probable 4-coumarate--CoA ligase 2 (The sequence of the model RefSeq protein was modified relative to this genomic sequence to represent the inferred CDS: deleted 1 base in 1 codon), translated as MITISQEISPTVVSSPPETSPPASSPETIIFCSRLPDIPIPNHLPLHTYCFENLSSFSDIPCLISGVSGKTYTFSETHLICRKTAAAFSSIGIKQGDVILILLQNSPEFLFTFMAASFLGATTTTANPFYTPSEISKQFNASNAKLIVTQSLYTDKLQDLNTTIIITDDDNNNINTNNQQCFNFNSIIQDADENSIPEITINPNDPVALPFSSGTTGLPKGVILTHKSLISSVAQQVDGENPNFHLKGKEDVVLCVLPMFHIFSLNSVLLCSLRAGAGVLIMPKFEIGLMLELIERHRVTVAAVVPPLVLALAKSTMVEKYDLSSIRIVLSGAAPLGKELEQALHRRLPHAVFGQGYGMTEAGPVLSMCSAFAKQPVPAKSGSCGTVVRNAELKIIDPETGFSLGRNKPGEICIRGPQIMKGYLNDPEATASTIDVEGWLHTGDIGYIDDDDEVFIVDRVKELIKFKGFQVPPAELEALLISHPAIADAAVVPQKDEVAGEVPVAFIVRAKDSDLTEEVVKEFIAKQVVFYKRLQTVYFIHAIPKSPSGKILRKDLRAKLANSSS; from the exons atgATTACCATTTCCCAAGAGATTTCACCCACGGTCGTCTCCTCTCCGCCGGAAACATCACCTCCGGCGAGCTCACCTGAAACCATCATCTTCTGTTCAAGACTCCCTGACATTCCTATCCCCAACCACCTCCCTCTCCACACTTACTGTTTTGAAAACCTCTCCTCCTTCTCCGAT ATCCCCTGTCTCATCTCCGGCGTCTCCGGTAAAACCTACACCTTCTCTGAAACCCACCTCATCTGCCGCAAAACCGCCGCCGCCTTCTCGAGTATTGGGATCAAACAAGGCGATGTCATTCTCATCCTCCTCCAAAACTCCCCTGAGTTTCTCTTCACTTTCATGGCTGCTTCCTTTCTCggcgccaccaccaccaccgccaaCCCTTTCTACACCCCTTCCGAAATCTCCAAACAATTCAATGCCTCCAACGCCAAGCTCATCGTCACTCAATCCCTCTACACCGACAAACTCCAAGATCTcaacaccaccatcatcatcaccgacgacgacaacaacaacatcaacaccaACAATCAACAATGCTTCAATTTCAATTCAATAATCCAAGACGCCGATGAGAATTCAATCCCGGAAATCACAATCAATCCAAACGACCCAGTTGCTCTACCATTCTCCTCCGGAACAACAGGGTTACCAAAAGGAGTGATCCTCACACACAAAAGTTTGATCTCAAGTGTCGCCCAGCAAGTGGATGGTGAAAACCCTAACTTCCATTTGAAGGGGAAGGAGGATGTGGTGCTGTGTGTGTTGCCAATGTTTCACATATTCTCTTTGAACTCAGTGTTGCTTTGCTCATTGAGGGCCGGAGCAGGGGTGTTAATAATGCCCAAATTTGAGATAGGATTGATGTTAGAATTGATAGAGAGGCATAGAGTGACGGTGGCGGCGGTGGTGCCGCCATTGGTGCTGGCGCTGGCGAAGAGTACGATGGTGGAGAAGTATGATTTGAGTTCAATAAGGATAGTGTTGTCCGGGGCAGCGCCGCTGGGGAAAGAACTGGAGCAGGCACTTCACCGGAGACTGCCTCATGCTGTTTTTGGCCAG GGTTATGGTATGACAGAAGCTGGGCCAGTGTTGTCAATGTGTTCAGCTTTTGCTAAGCAACCGGTGCCGGCCAAGTCCGGCTCATGTGGCACGGTGGTGAGGAATGCTGAGTTGAAGATCATCGACCCGGAGACGGGCTTCTCTTTGGGCCGGAACAAGCCCGGTGAGATATGCATCCGTGGGCCTCAAATCATGAAAG GGTATTTGAATGATCCAGAGGCAACAGCATCCACTATTGATGTGGAAGGATGGTTGCACACTGGTGACATTGGTtacattgatgatgatgatgaggtcTTCATTGTAGATAGAGTGAAGGAACTCATCAAGTTCAAGGGTTTTCAA GTGCCACCGGCTGAGCTCGAGGCTCTTCTAATAAGTCACCCGGCCATTGCCGATGCGGCTGTTGTACC TCAAAAAGACGAGGTGGCCGGGGAAGTTCCGGTGGCTTTCATTGTTAGAGCTAAAGATTCCGACCTCACTGAAGAAGTTGTCAAGGAGTTCATAGCCAAACAG GTGGTGTTTTACAAGAGATTGCAAACAGTGTATTTCATCCATGCTATCCCAAAATCTCCATCTGGGAAAATATTGAGGAAAGATTTAAGGGCTAAGTTAGCCAATTCTTCTTCCTAA
- the LOC120278701 gene encoding uncharacterized protein LOC120278701 yields the protein MDSPVSDADAGAGAGVGAGSEVEDEALLLKSQAEDLYGAKSFKSAHKHARRARRLKPDLAGIDAMVAALKTLRAPVADPYAALHLPPLSSSATARSQFESLSLLFSGDAFAGAAEAMDRISAAFDVLSDRPRKRALDLRLREAIASAAPLEEATFWTACAACRLLHEFDRRHLGQRLLCPRCLKPFLALEVPPSQSISSNTPSSNPGVGVRAPRSKSSSRPRIPINWPATNLRKRKTNASNPPSPKNPKRRIEKTLAEIQLELSKTLRKKNAEKKRKEKEMENSIVAVKEEIEDGDLSLMAVEDSDFYDFDKDRSERCFKKGQVWAIYDDDDGMPRHYGLIDEAVSSNPFRVKMSWLDVQSDGDEAIMLFEKSGHHVSCGRFKVGRKVDIDSVNMFSHLVDCERAAKEVYRVYPRKGSVWALYGEENLGSEGERRYDIVVFLTSYSEMHGLSMGYLEKVEGFKTIFKRREIGCHAVKWLEKDNVRLFSHQIPARKLTDMEGVDLPGECWELDPASLPADLLRLGQCR from the coding sequence ATGGACTCTCCGGTGTCCGACGCTGACGCCGGCGCCGGAGCCGGAGTCGGTGCCGGAAGTGAAGTGGAAGATGAGGCTCTGCTGCTGAAATCACAAGCGGAAGATCTCTACGGCGCTAAATCCTTCAAGTCCGCCCACAAGCACGCGCGGCGAGCACGCCGGCTTAAGCCGGACCTCGCCGGGATCGACGCCATGGTCGCCGCCTTGAAGACTCTCCGAGCTCCCGTCGCCGACCCTTACGCCGCCCTTCACCTCCCACCTCTCTCATCCTCGGCCACTGCCCGATCCCAGTTCGAATCTCTCTCCCTATTGTTCTCCGGTGACGCCTTCGCTGGTGCCGCAGAAGCTATGGATCGAATCTCTGCCGCTTTTGACGTTCTATCTGATCGGCCTCGCAAACGCGCGCTTGACCTCCGTCTCCGTGAAGCAATCGCAAGTGCCGCCCCGCTAGAGGAGGCGACGTTCTGGACTGCCTGCGCGGCTTGCCGCCTTCTTCACGAGTTTGATCGTCGCCATCTTGGCCAGCGCCTCTTGTGCCCCCGTTGCCTCAAGCCTTTCCTCGCCCTTGAGGTACCCCCTTCTCAATCTATATCTTCCAATACTCCAAGTTCTAACCCCGGGGTTGGAGTTCGCGCTCCCCGATCGAAATCCAGCTCCAGACCTAGAATTCCTATCAATTGGCCTGCGACCAATCTAAGAAAGCGAAAAACAAACGCTTCCAATCCTCCGAGCCCTAAAAACCCCAAGAGAAGGATCGAGAAAACGCTTGCCGAGATCCAATTGGAGCTCAGCAAAACATTAAGAAAGAAGAATgcggagaagaagaggaaggagaaggagatggagaaCAGCATTGTGGCAGTcaaggaagaaattgaagacGGGGACTTGAGCTTGATGGCAGTTGAGGATTCTGATTTCTATGATTTTGATAAGGACAGGAGTGAAAGATGCTTCAAAAAAGGGCAAGTTTGGGCCATCTATGATGACGATGATGGAATGCCAAGGCATTATGGATTGATTGATGAGGCTGTGAGTTCAAATCCTTTCAGAGTGAAGATGAGCTGGTTGGATGTTCAGAGTGATGGAGATGAGGCCATAATGCTGTTTGAGAAATCTGGACATCATGTTTCTTGTGGAAGGTTCAAGGTTGGGAGGAAGGTTGACATTGATTCAGTGAACATGTTCTCGCATTTGGTGGACTGTGAGCGGGCGGCCAAGGAGGTTTACAGGGTTTATCCGAGGAAGGGTTCAGTATGGGCATTGTATGGTGAGGAGAATTTGGGAAGTGAGGGAGAGAGGAGATATGACATTGTTGTATTCCTGACGAGTTATAGTGAGATGCATGGGTTGAGCATGGGGTATCTCGAGAAGGTGGAGGGATTCAAGACGATCTTCAAGAGGCGGGAGATCGGTTGCCATGCTGTGAAGTGGCTTGAGAAGGACAATGTTAGGCTGTTCTCGCATCAAATTCCCGCTCGAAAGCTTACAGATATGGAGGGAGTGGACTTGCCGGGGGAGTGTTGGGAGCTAGATCCTGCATCACTTCCCGCTGATTTGCTTCGCCTAGGTCAGTGTAGATGA